GCAGTCATCCATGATTCACAAATGTCAGCGGGTACTATTTTTAGGACCATTGCGATTTTTGTGCCCTCTGACATTATTTTCACAacgacagaattttttttttttgtgcaaggtttctgcaggttttatgAAAGGACATTTACGATACACCTACAAATACACGTTTTACGTTATTTTCTGATCCCGCCGATGTTCTTCAACATCTTTTCTGGTGCATGCGATCATTCGAGcttcttaaatcaagaaataATTTACTGGAGAAGCTAAATGTATTAGTGAAACTGATCGAAAGTTTCCACACCTCATTGAAAGATATTGGTTCTTGTTTTAACCATCGACTCACTCAATTTTGTTTGGTTTCCAGAAAACAATACTTCTgatctttactgtattttgcatCTCAGAGGGAAGTTTAAACGAGGTTAAAGCGAATTAAGCGCATTTATTCTGTCCTGTTACTGAAATGAACCcaagaataagaaaaaatacCCAAAGCAAGCTAAAAAAACGTGATGAAACATATCCAACGAAGCATAAGTCAACTCAAGAACCTTACACAGCCACAAATGCGTCTTGACACGAAGCGGGAACGGAAGTGAACgggcgcacgcacgcacgcgcgcgcgctcACGAGGAGCCGGCGTAATTGAATGCTGGAGATGGATCAGACAGCGCGCGTGCTGTTGACTTTAAAGCAGAAGTTGAAAGTCACGAACGCTTTCAAGTTCGAGCAGTGCTTAAAATTTCCCTTTCAGTTATTTCATCCGTTTCATTATTCACATTAGTTGAAATCATACCCTTCACATTTTAATTGGCGCGATGTTGGAAATGGCACTCTTAACGAGATATTTCGATGTTTTACGAGTGTGTGATCATGGAAAATGTCCAAAAACACTCCGTTCAATGTTCATTTACATGAAGCCAACGATATTGAACCGCATTAAACTACTTAGTTAAACTACCTCGCTGTTTCCATGGAGACTAACCAGTTTAATATGATTTCAGTGTTCGTTTCTTCGCTTCAAACTGTGATGTTGTGTTGAAGTTTTGACGGATTCTGTGTGGAATACACAGCTGGaatgtattaaaacacacacttactgtaataatatatcCCGTACAGAGCTGGAACGGGAAAATATGCAGCTTTTAAGGGAATATCCATGAATATTAAGTGTTTTGAGTTCCCCTCAGGTGAATGCTGAATCACCTCACCACTTTCTGTTAACAAGTTCAACTTGGCTGATGTCCTCACGGCGTCTATTTTGTTGGTTATTCGGCACTTCttaattttatactgtaaatcataaaactatataaaaagtaaacccCAGGCTGCGTTCATCTTGAGAGACTCGAGCTTCCCGCCGATTGTTTCCCGGCGCGCGGGTCATTTAAGCGCGAaaacaaaatgtcacttttaatagttttttatattaaaatatttactgtgttttgtttatttgtttaggaCACTTAAGCAGTTTAATGCTTGAATTaaggaaatcattttttttaaaaggctaGTTTTGCATTAGttagttcccagcatgctttgcataTGGCTGAATATGGAAAGTAAATGAAATTAAGTgctattttatgtgtttttgaataaaggGAAACAcctatgaatatttaatgttcggttatatttgacatttgaaatgtatttgtttttgttatgctTAAGTTTCTATTATTACCATTGTGTAATTAGAAGATAAGATAAGTTGATAgctcatacattttttttttacattgtaggCCTattaaaattagcatattattaaTTGAGAATGATTTCCAGGCTACTTGTTTACTGTTGGTACTATGATGTACATATTTCAAATCATGTATTCCAAAAATGGTTTTAAGGATATGTAATCACGGTAATGTTCTTAAGCATGCAATcatgcaatattatattatgatacaATCACTTGGCACCGCATACCATGGcactgcaaaatattttttttaaatagaaatgtaaattacaaaCTGCATTGTTTCTCATTTTGGGTTTGTGGTAGGCCTAGCTTCAGATCACTGAACGTTTCAAGACTCAAATGACTCAACATGCTAAATCTCATCTCTCTTCCACATAGGTGTCAGAAGTCATACGTCCTGCCCAAAGTGAACTGACCAGCTTTTGTCACCATGGATACAATAAACTTCACCTTCTGGAATGCCTCTGAGGGCAACGAGACCCTGGAGACGGTGGACGAGAGCCCGTACAAGACAGTGGAGGTGGTGTTCATTGTACTGGTGGCCGGCTCACTTAGCTTGGTGACTGTTATCGGGAACATCTTGGTCATGCTCTCCATCAAGGTAAACAGGAGCCTGCAGACTGTCAACAACTACTTCCTTTTCAGCCTGGCCTGTGCTGACCTCATCATTGGCCTTTGCTCTATGAACTTGTACACGGTCTACATTGTGATTGGATACTGGCCGCTCGGCCCGGTCGTGTGCGACTTGTGGTTGGCGCTGGACTACGTGGTCAGCAACGCCTCCGTCATGAACCTGCTGATCATCAGCTTCGACCGCTACTTTTGCGTCACCAAGCCGCTCAGCTACCCAGTGAAGAGGACCACCAAAATGGCAGGCATGATGATTGCTGCGGCATGGGTTTTGTCCTTCATCCTTTGGGCCCCGGCCATCCTGTTCTGGCAGTTCATCGTTGGCGGGCGCACTGTGCCAGAGAAGGAGTGCTACATTCAGTTCTTCTCCAACGCCGCGGTCACCTTCGGCACAGCCATTGCTGCTTTCTACCTGCCCGTCATCATCATGATGGTGCTCTACTGGCAGATATCTCGCGCTAGCAAGAGCCGAGTCAAGAAGGACAACCGCAAGCCGTCAGGCGGTAACATCGATGTAGCCTCGTCCAATCAGATCCGCGAAAACACAGCCAACAAACCAACCAACAACAACCTGACAGCTGACGAAACAGACCGAGGACAGACCCAGCTAACAGATGATGCCGCCAACCAACATGATGCCAAACTCCAGAACGGTAAAGCCCCATCCACGGCGAGCGGAGAAGCGGAGGCGGAAGATGCAGGACGAGGAAACTGCGTTCCCACTGAGGAGAAAGAGAGCTCCAATGACTCCACCTCTGGCAGCGGAGCTGTAACCAATCAAAAGGACGAGCCGGCTCCATCCAAAGCCAACGACAGCCAGGCTCCCACGAGGCACCGCGCCAAAGCTGGAGGCTCCAAACTGACGTGCATCAAGATCATCACCAAATCCCCAAAGGGCGACTGCTACGCGCCTTCAAACGCGACAGTGGAGATCGTCCCGGCCACCGAGAGGCAGAACCACgtggccaggaagatcgtgaaGATGACCAAGCAGCCGCCCAAGAAGAAAAAAGCACCGTCCTCTCGGGAAAAGAAGGTGACGCGCACCATCATGGCCATCCTGGTGGCCTTCGTGGCTACTTGGACGCCCTACAACGTGATGGTCCTCATCAACACCTTCTGCTCCAGCTGCATTCCCAACACCGTGTGGACCATCGGATATTGGCTCTGCTACATCAACAGCACCATCAACCCCGCCTGCTACGCCCTCTGCAACATCACCTTCAAAAAGACCTTCAAACACCTGCTGCTCTGCCAGTACAAGAACATACGCACGGCCCGATGagctgtagtgtgtgtgcatgcgttacactttacatgtgtgtgttctggtgaCAACGGCACAAAGGTACACGTGtggatgtgtttgtatgtgtggaAAGATCTGATgggttcatttgcaaaaacagataactatGTTTTCAACAATTTCcttaaatgtgaccctggaccacaaaacaaagtcgctggggtatatttatagcaatagcccaAAATACATTGTACGAGGCAAAtagtacatttttctttttatgccaaaaatcattagtacATTAAGTAAAAGTCATGTgccatgaagacattttgtcaatttcctgtaaatatatcaaaacttaattcttGATgggtaatatgcatttataagaacttcatttggacaactttaaaggcgatttgctcagtatttagaattttttgctccctcagattcatattagttgtatcttggccaaatactgtccttatatatatattcagctttcaggtaTAAATCTGTTAACAAACAATTAcccttatggctggttttgtggtccagggtcacaaatcacgttttttattgttatcatctTGTTTTACTGTGTataattttagttattattattattattcaatcgAATCAACCCAACTGTGGTTTGATTGATGTTAATTGGAATGCAGGACAATAAACAGTTATCTAAAAAAAGTTATCTGTTTCCACAAATGAACACTTCAATTACAAATGACAGATTGACCCATCAACACCCATCATATACAAAGTTTTAAGAATCTTTGTAAGTCCTTGTAGTTTGCCGAATTTGACACGGTCAGCTCCAAGTGCtccatttaaacacatttcaccATGTTTAAAATCACAGATTTCCCTAAAATGAGTGTAAAAACGTGCATCTGGGCAGATGTGtgattgcatttattgttttatatatatatatatatatatatatatatatatatatatatatatatatatatatatatatatatatatatatatatatatatatattgatatatagatagatagatagatagatagataatttgTTGTAGCACTTTACACGTGCATAGAGGTGATGCATGTCACAAAAGACGGAAAAAGAAGTGCTAAAATATCTGATTTATAGACAAAGATACagcaaaagtacaaaaaaacaacaaagataCGAGCATATAGATGGTCAGATTGGAGTCTGTACTATTCAGTAATACACAAATAAGGGGACAACAGGGCTGACTGAAGATCCAAACCAAACGCGTTTGAGCTTCAGTATAAAATCACacctgtatatatgtgtatataat
This region of Puntigrus tetrazona isolate hp1 unplaced genomic scaffold, ASM1883169v1 S000000223, whole genome shotgun sequence genomic DNA includes:
- the chrm2a gene encoding muscarinic acetylcholine receptor M2a, producing the protein MDTINFTFWNASEGNETLETVDESPYKTVEVVFIVLVAGSLSLVTVIGNILVMLSIKVNRSLQTVNNYFLFSLACADLIIGLCSMNLYTVYIVIGYWPLGPVVCDLWLALDYVVSNASVMNLLIISFDRYFCVTKPLSYPVKRTTKMAGMMIAAAWVLSFILWAPAILFWQFIVGGRTVPEKECYIQFFSNAAVTFGTAIAAFYLPVIIMMVLYWQISRASKSRVKKDNRKPSGGNIDVASSNQIRENTANKPTNNNLTADETDRGQTQLTDDAANQHDAKLQNGKAPSTASGEAEAEDAGRGNCVPTEEKESSNDSTSGSGAVTNQKDEPAPSKANDSQAPTRHRAKAGGSKLTCIKIITKSPKGDCYAPSNATVEIVPATERQNHVARKIVKMTKQPPKKKKAPSSREKKVTRTIMAILVAFVATWTPYNVMVLINTFCSSCIPNTVWTIGYWLCYINSTINPACYALCNITFKKTFKHLLLCQYKNIRTAR